A part of uncultured Methanobacterium sp. genomic DNA contains:
- a CDS encoding GTP-binding protein, giving the protein MKQNKETKIVVLGTYNSGKTTTLEHICNNRAKVEYNGTTTALDYGNTMINGEKVHFFGTPGQERFRFMRRILSEGLDGAILVVDNCNGITSTDLEILERLNGFQVPYVVFANKQDLKSGNLEIDSDAPVIPTIAQEGEGVMEGVETLLELVNSNK; this is encoded by the coding sequence ATGAAACAAAATAAGGAAACCAAAATCGTGGTTCTGGGCACCTATAACTCTGGGAAAACCACTACTTTAGAACATATCTGTAACAACAGGGCCAAAGTTGAATACAATGGAACCACCACTGCTCTGGACTATGGTAACACCATGATAAATGGTGAAAAAGTGCACTTCTTCGGAACCCCTGGTCAGGAACGCTTCCGCTTCATGCGCAGGATCCTCTCAGAGGGTTTAGATGGAGCAATATTAGTAGTGGATAATTGTAACGGGATCACATCCACTGACCTAGAAATTCTCGAACGTTTAAACGGTTTCCAGGTTCCTTACGTTGTTTTCGCCAATAAGCAGGATCTGAAATCTGGTAATCTGGAGATAGATTCTGATGCCCCTGTAATTCCCACCATTGCCCAGGAAGGAGAGGGAGTAATGGAAGGAGTGGAAACTCTTTTGGAACTGGTTAATTCAAATAAATAA